A genomic stretch from bacterium includes:
- a CDS encoding M20/M25/M40 family metallo-hydrolase — protein sequence MFTNVLAYKNANPFIQQKKQNNQVCFTGKEKILTLSSEVLKIVDKVSISRLEEHLNKLTSPETEGRGVGQKGIEIAKKYIADKFGEFGLKPVENLGLKDYFQNYITPQYSTSSFGYGNYVKGRVAAWGSNLEVITSNVLGMIKGAENPDEFLVISAHYDHLGKDERTNIFFPGADDNASGVAALMEVSRILAKEKPPKKSVIFAALSGEEASKTGAEKLSKELLARGIANKTEVLNLEMLGGIGGDSLDIWSRRNTLAKNLIDKLEEAGEIVQTKTRVHLGADPDSDALKFNAKGIPSVCVAWDYTLAGNHPYYHTSQDTADKINKNGFKEAVRLITASSYLLAHKLSNKTISFTSKRIKSNKLKETGERAWVS from the coding sequence ATGTTCACAAATGTTTTAGCCTATAAAAATGCAAATCCGTTTATTCAACAAAAAAAGCAAAATAACCAAGTTTGTTTTACAGGAAAAGAGAAAATTTTAACTCTTTCTTCTGAAGTTTTAAAAATTGTTGATAAAGTTTCAATTTCAAGATTGGAAGAGCATTTAAATAAGCTTACTTCTCCTGAGACGGAAGGACGCGGCGTTGGACAAAAAGGTATAGAAATTGCCAAAAAATACATAGCTGATAAATTTGGAGAGTTTGGATTAAAGCCTGTTGAAAATTTGGGATTAAAAGATTATTTCCAAAATTATATAACACCTCAATATTCAACCTCTTCATTTGGCTACGGGAATTATGTTAAAGGTCGTGTAGCCGCATGGGGGTCAAATCTTGAAGTAATAACATCTAATGTTCTCGGAATGATAAAAGGCGCAGAAAATCCTGATGAATTTCTTGTTATAAGCGCTCATTATGACCATTTGGGAAAGGATGAACGAACAAATATTTTTTTCCCCGGAGCAGATGACAATGCCAGCGGTGTCGCTGCTTTGATGGAAGTATCAAGAATTCTGGCAAAAGAAAAACCTCCTAAAAAATCAGTAATATTTGCTGCTCTTTCTGGTGAAGAAGCATCTAAAACCGGAGCTGAAAAGTTATCTAAAGAATTACTGGCAAGAGGAATTGCGAACAAAACAGAAGTATTAAATCTTGAAATGCTTGGAGGCATCGGGGGAGATAGTTTGGATATTTGGTCCCGAAGAAATACTTTGGCTAAAAATCTTATTGATAAGTTAGAAGAAGCCGGCGAAATTGTACAAACAAAAACACGGGTGCATCTTGGAGCTGATCCGGATTCAGATGCGCTAAAATTTAACGCAAAAGGTATTCCCTCTGTTTGTGTGGCATGGGACTACACTTTAGCAGGAAATCATCCTTATTATCATACTTCTCAGGATACTGCGGACAAAATCAATAAAAATGGGTTTAAGGAAGCAGTCAGGCTAATCACTGCTTCCAGCTATCTTTTAGCACATAAATTATCAAATAAAACTATCTCATTTACATCTAAAAGAATAAAGTCTAATAAATTAAAAGAAACCGGAGAACGAGCATGGGTAAGCTAA
- the thiS gene encoding sulfur carrier protein ThiS, with protein sequence MGKLKVTINGKETEIAENFTITNLLEDLKVTGSMFVVEKNLEIVPKENFHVKINDGDKLEIVGFFGGG encoded by the coding sequence ATGGGTAAGCTAAAAGTCACTATAAACGGTAAAGAAACAGAAATAGCTGAAAATTTTACTATAACTAATCTTCTGGAAGATTTAAAGGTTACAGGTTCAATGTTTGTTGTTGAGAAAAATCTGGAAATCGTGCCTAAAGAGAATTTTCATGTAAAAATTAATGATGGTGATAAACTTGAAATCGTTGGATTTTTTGGAGGCGGTTAA
- the mnmA gene encoding tRNA 2-thiouridine(34) synthase MnmA has product MKILVGMSGGVDSSVAALLLKEAGHEVIGATMSIWGKGDLAGSSGKNACYGPDEKEDLVEAERVCKELGIPFHVFDCVEKYEEIVLKNFKNEYLSGRTPNPCIWCNSLIKFGVLPLLAKEHGIEFDKFATGHYAKIKYDLENNRYYLKKSLDEKKDQTYFIYRLTQEQLSQIIFPLGDYLKEDVRKLAETSGLHVFDKEDSQDFYGGDYNELLCVKGQSGNIVDKEGNVLGTHEGIWNYTLGQRKGIGIAHTEPLYVIALDKNKNEVIVGTEKDTYSDSLIATNLNWIAFNELHSEMRITAKIRSSQSPKEVFIKNNDTKDILVKFSEPQKAVTPGQSIVFYQGDIVLGGGIIDEVL; this is encoded by the coding sequence ATGAAAATTTTGGTCGGAATGAGCGGTGGAGTAGATTCTTCGGTAGCTGCATTATTATTAAAAGAAGCCGGTCATGAAGTCATAGGCGCTACTATGTCAATATGGGGAAAAGGGGATTTGGCAGGGTCGTCAGGAAAAAACGCATGTTACGGTCCTGATGAAAAAGAAGATTTAGTAGAAGCTGAAAGAGTTTGCAAAGAGCTGGGGATTCCTTTTCATGTGTTTGACTGCGTTGAAAAATATGAAGAAATCGTTCTTAAAAACTTCAAAAATGAATATCTTTCGGGAAGAACTCCAAATCCCTGTATATGGTGCAATAGTCTGATAAAATTTGGCGTTTTGCCTTTGTTGGCAAAAGAACACGGAATTGAATTTGATAAATTTGCAACAGGACATTATGCAAAAATAAAATATGATCTGGAAAATAATCGTTATTATCTGAAAAAATCTTTGGATGAAAAGAAAGATCAGACTTATTTTATTTACAGGCTTACTCAGGAACAGCTTTCACAAATTATATTTCCGTTGGGCGATTATTTAAAAGAAGATGTAAGAAAATTGGCTGAAACAAGCGGGCTTCATGTATTTGACAAAGAAGACAGTCAAGATTTTTACGGTGGTGATTATAACGAATTGCTCTGCGTAAAAGGGCAATCAGGAAATATTGTCGACAAAGAAGGAAATGTTCTCGGAACACATGAAGGTATCTGGAATTATACACTGGGACAAAGAAAAGGTATAGGCATTGCACATACTGAGCCTCTTTATGTAATTGCCCTTGATAAAAACAAAAACGAGGTTATAGTTGGCACAGAGAAAGATACTTACAGCGATTCTCTTATTGCAACAAACCTGAACTGGATTGCGTTTAATGAACTTCATTCTGAAATGAGGATTACGGCAAAAATTCGTTCTTCTCAATCACCAAAAGAAGTTTTTATTAAAAACAATGATACAAAAGATATTCTTGTAAAATTTAGTGAACCGCAAAAAGCTGTTACTCCGGGCCAATCAATAGTTTTTTATCAGGGAGATATTGTTTTGGGCGGTGGAATAATAGATGAGGTTCTATAG